The DNA window CAGGCTCATTGCTAAATGGAAAACAAACAAGTTTTTACACAGTGGAAGGTGAATATTTCTGAAAACGGTGGCCAGAACGGAGGATCACATATAAGAAAAGCAGGTTTTTTATGATATTTCttgtaaagaaataatataacTAAGTAAAAGCACAGGCTCACAATAATAAGatgtaaagtaattattttgCACAACTTAAATTCTGAGAATTGGCTGGTGGAATCCCTTGGTACCTATCAGGTCAGTACAGCACCATGTTCCAGTAAAATTAGCTTGTATCAGATCCAGTGTGCAGTGACATGAAACACTTGCTACCATGGGACTGGTCTTGTGTGAATAACCTGAGGCCATTAAAGGTGTGATTTCTAGCATAAAACTGTATGAGCTCATTCTCAGGCTGTTATCTTTGCCTAAGAACTTATACATGCTGCAGCTGTGATATAAACTAAAATCCtgaataatatgtgtgtgtgccTTAAAGCTGTGAGTTATATTATAGTGCTGTCTAACGTATGgctttcttgtgtttttgtggCTTCAACACTTACTAAGCCACCAGGCCTGAATTatcaaagcactccaagactgaagaagatcatGAGTGAACGTgggagatccagtaaacctaaaatggatctggttcatgattaaaaatatttgctaaacaatagcaaaaaaaaatctatcccaggtttattggttcacccaggttcacccatgttagtctatcttctccagtcttggagagctttaataaatcaggggtaGATCTGCATTTCTGGCTTTTCTTGCTGCATGATTGTTTCAGGTAAGTAAATTAAAGTACTGAAACTATTAGAACAGTATGACAGGAAACTACCAATCTTCAAAGTACGATAGAAATGGCACACGTCCATATTTCTTTCAGTGCAGAACTCTACGCAGGTATGATAGGTATAAATTATTGTAGCCAAGTATGAATTTAAGAAAGAGTCAGACTAAGACAAAGAAGTTTGGCTTCCAAATAAAAAGGACTTTATtcaccttataaaaaaaaaaacagggttctCATACATCTTTAAgatagaattatatatttttgtaacttGATTTGTGAACTTGCTGTGTAAAGGGTGCAGTATCCCATTCATTTTGTGGTATATGTGTAAGCAAGGTTTCATAGAGGAAAAAATGCTGGAAGAATGGAACACACTGCTCAGAATCAGTGCAGGATGAAACATGGGACCTCTCAGAAAATAAGCATGTTAGCAATCAGGATTAATAGGGGTAGTGTTGGAGCAGAAGGGTGAAAACTCTGCATACTCCACATGTATATTGCATGCTAACGTTTTGTGTATCACTAAGTGTCATATTAGTTTTTTCTGatattacagatatttttaattgatttagttGAACTGTAGGCACTAAAGCagactgattttctttttatatttacctatagGTGTAAAGGTGCATCACACTATGGCCTTACCAAAGAGCGCAAAAGACGTTCACAGGATGGTTCCCCGGACTGCAGCTCTTCATTAGACTTAACCATAGCAGCAGTGTCACCTGAACTATCATCTGCTTCTGCAGCTGCAGCCTTAGTAAATGATGAAGCAGGTCAGGACAACCCTGTATATAGCTCACCCACAGGAGACAGCCATCTGGGAAGCGGATCTGAAGAACATTTCAGAATAAACCGGAACAGGAGTAAGTTATAGTCGTCTCTCTTCAACTTTATTGTTTGAATACCAGTATATTACATCTGCCATGTTTAATCacctttaatgtacagtgctactaATTTACGGTATtgaattttattacatattgaaTATTATAACATCCACCACCACCAAACTGTGCGTGTGCCAGATTTGGCAGCCCATGTACTTGTGACGTGACCAGTCACAAACCTACcactgcaaagagaaaaaaaaacgagATGTACTATTGTACAAAAGATTGGGAGGTCTGCTTTAGGGTGAATTACACATATAGAGACTAGAGAGTGTCAGCTGGGTGGCCAAATTGAATTTTGCTATGGAACCCCCTGcaacattatacatacatatggattttaatttaaataaatttgagcAGATTTAAGCTGGAATTTTTTTCAGCTTCATGTACACAAAGTTTCCTAATATAAATATcagcatttctttattttcctgcAGGTCGTAACTTTGAGCGTTCCACAGTTAGAAGTCTGTCATTTAAAAAGTTGAACCGAGCACTCAGCGTCCTACGAAGAACAAAAAGCGGAAGTGCCGTCATACACTCCGCAGACCGAGAGCGAGCAAGCCTGCAAAATGCAAATATCACAGAAGATTGTATAGGTTTGAAATATTGTCTACATTCTTTATTGCACGTCAGAAACATgtttaataacataaaaaaggccTCATTATTGAAAGTTTACATTCTCTCGTTCtaccttttacatttaattctATTCTCATCACTATTTTTTAACCCTGGGAAGATGACGTTGGCAACATGAGAGTGTGTTCTGCTTTGGCATTGCTTTCTATTTCACCTACATTgaaaaataaaggttattttttactacaatgaagaattctttaaagctgacctatgcTTAAAGTTACTGTAATGTTAAACAATACAGACAGACCTTTTGGTCATATTTCTCAGATTCTCTAAAACTAAACGCATCCGAGTGTGGACATCCTTATGCTGGCTGACTGATAGTAATCAGCTTGTTCCCTTAATATTGTAACATTCTTCATGTTTTAAAGCAGCCCTGCCCAACTGTAGTCCTTGAGGACCATTTACAGGACAGGTTTTTGTAAGCAATACcttactaaattttaaaaaaattaaatgtatgcaGACCTTTGCCCACAACGGGTGGAACTGAACACCCACATTGTAAAGAATTACAAATATATGTTACCtaaatttgaatttttgttttgtccAATGAAGGGTAacacaacattttcactttaattctGCCCTTACCAGCAGCTTTTACTTGCCCATCTTTTGTGGCCAAGTGATCAATATGCAAGGGGTCGTAGTTAAGCTAGATCAACACCCCACCATTACCACTTCAATATACTAAGCTGGGAGTTGTTAAATACCTGACTGGAGGCACTGTCATGCTATCTGTTAACTCAAAGCAGATTTTCAGTTGTTTACATCACAAGGCTGTGCAGCAAACAGTTGTGGAGTTCAAAGCAAAGCAACCCAgaacaaacatattttacattttatcagtttAGGCAATGAAATCTAGCTGTGATTTGTTATTTTGGGTTACTATGCTTTGTGCCTTTCTCATTGATGTGGCCCCTCAGAACAGGGGTCAGTGTTTTCCTTAAAAACCTCAGTCTCCTTCATATTCCTCTTGTCTCAATATATAAAGGAAGGAATCTGATTCTGGTGTACTGACCTCACTTCATTACACGATTACAGAATACCACCATTGGACACAAGCCACCTgtactgtttttactgtttttgaggGGCTTTATGTGTATAGAATAATGTCACATACACATTGCTTGTTCACAGATTACATGATCATGTATGTGATTTACTTCTGTGTTTTGTGTATGTTGACATTCACAATGTCTGGAGAACGAGAAAGAATTGCTGTCATAATGACTGACAATTGTCCTATATAATCATTATTGCAAATGAAGAAATACATTCATGTTTGTTTggtaaaacatgcagataggttaattggttttcccccaaattgacctttgactctggtagtgacatatgactatggtggggacattagattgtaaaccacTTTAGGGACAacttagtaacatgactatggactttgtaaagcaatgcgTAGTATGTTGGGGCAATGTACATGTTAATACTATTAATAGAGGGTCATACGATCCCCATACACAGCGATAAGTTACTGCATTTTTATACACCTATAATATCATGTAAGGGggctatttattaatgtttacatCGACAATAAACCTTTTACagatcattcatttattttttacattggattagATTTGATAATAcaaccacaaaaatgtattcGCCCATTATCTAACTGAAtctaaattgaaaaatgtaaacattttgggtGCAAGTAGAATATATCTTgattgaaaagttttataaacagatcccttTCTGATTAAAACAGATCAGACCCTAAACAATAGGTTTATTATGGAGATGTTTTTAGAAGCCTCTAAGAAACCCACAATTATATCTTTGACTTTGCAAGTAACTCTTGCAACACTTGGTGTCCAGGTGCATGCATCTACAATTAGAAGGAgattgtacaaattaaaatggCATGGAAGGTGAGCCAGAAAAAGCATTTGTTTCCAAAAAGAACTTTAGGGCAAAGCTGCACTGTTTCATGAAAGATACAGGCAAAGACAAAGCCTTCTGGAACTGTGTGCTGTACAATAATGAATCAAAGgctgcattaataaaataaaattgatttttctatatttagGAAAGTCCTTCTGATTTaacattaccttttatttatgtttcccAGTGCTACCAAATCTGTCACACCTTATTCCTGATGGAGAGATAACCTGTATTAAAATCAATCGCTCTGATCCCAATGAATGTCTTGGAATTAGGATTGTGGGTGGAAATGACACACCTCTGACCCAAATCATCATACAACATATTTATCAGGATGGGGTCATTGCTCGAGATGGGAGGCTCCTTCCCGGAGACATGATCTTAAAGGTGAGTTTAATTTTGTACCTTTTGCcattggtgccatataaatacatgctaatattcatcatcatcataaagaaacaaaacactgcTTTACATTACATGTCCTGTAAACTTTTTGGAGGGTTCTTTAATAGTTCCTGCATTATTTATTCATCCACCTCttcaatttgaaaacaaaatcagTTCAGCATAGTCATAATATTAATACAGACCCACTCCAGAAAATTCCACACCCAACAACTTTTACATGATCAATAGGCCACATTTGTGTGAATGCAATCTATGCCAATTTCATACAGTTTTCATCAGCCTGGAAGGGCAGAGTCTGAGTTTTAGTAAGTAGGTCCCTATTTTTGCAATATCTTTGTCTGGCAGCTATCtaaaaaagacaaactttttatctttttatctttcttacaaataataaacaaatttgtACTACAAACACACAGTTAGACATCACAGCAAAGATAAGGGTGTCTTTCTAACACTGACATTGTTAAATGCTCCAAATCTCTTACCATAACTTTACCTATTGGAGGACCATAACTGGACTTTATAATTTAGTTTTGTCTAGTTTCAGGTACGTTGACTGATATGCTGGCTTTTTTGATTGTTAATGACACCAGTCTCAAGATATTCTGGTTTTACAACTTCTGTACATAAATTCCATGGTGCTGTCTGTATGGAttcccaaaaatataaaatcaataaattaatcCAGCAGCAAAAGGCTGGCCCCATCAGGGCACTCCAAATACCCAATTCTATAACAAAGCCAAAGATCACATGATGCTGTCCAAATGAGCTTTCAgaaatatgcaataaataaaaaattgaatgtaGCTGCAAAAGAGTAACCATATTGTTGCCTTTTAGAAGCATTAGTATTAttgttccattttattattattattattgccttTTAGAGAAGGTGCAGACATAAACTACCGcagggaattatttttttttcggGGAGTGCTGGGGTGTGTTGTTTGTTAACAatgatttagtgtttttttagtgatttacattgttggatttcttttttctttagctaTGTGTCTTCTTCTAAGCCCCTTGTATTGTTTAACTTGTTGAAATACTATCATGCCTTTGTGTATACATCTGGTCATTGAAACTCTGGGGAGGGGGGATAGAAAGAATACAAATTTGTATGAAGTCAGTGTGTGGTGTACACATAGAATCAATACAAATGCTGGTTTTATTTATACTGGTCCTAGCTCCAGGCAATCAGCCCAGCAAGATGCTCAACATCCTTCTCTGATCTTAAGATCTGTTGATGCCTTTAATGTTTCTTCATTTATAAATTCTAAGGACAAGGTTTAGCTATCATGCAGCTGCAAAGCAGCTGACTGACTACATATCCCAGCATTCCCTGACATGTGGTTTTTATTACATAGAAATTGAGATAAATACAACGTTGCATGTTTGTATTGGAAAACTATTGGAAAAGTCATTTTGCATGTAATGATTTGCATATATTACATGCAAATCATTAATGACATCCAATGGACTAAGGAGAGGGAATATACAATGCAgggtcaagataaaaaaaagtacttaagGACACTACATGGGGAGTGAGTGGGAGCTTTAAGGGTACTTTAAGGTGGTGACTGGAGTTTAGGTTTCATTGAGAGATTGATCGGGTGAAAATTTAGTGACTAattatgtattgaatgcaaccACTACATGTAAGgactgtcttttttcttcttgggTAAGACTGATAGTATACAACTTTTACTAATTATTCAACATAAAAGTGAGACCTAAAACCTTTTTTGAGAAGGTGAAGTCCCCTCCACTCCACATGTTGGTGCTCCTGTTCATTTTAGTTACACTTTGTATGGGTTGAAAACTAAATCCATGCATATGTTACCactacataaaatgcattttaatgcaaggaacccacattttttatgcaagcaTTCCAAACAAAAGCTTGGCAATTTGCCTTTATACTTGGCAAAAAGACTAAGTCACTAAAGAAGAAAATAAGGTTCATGTGGGTATCCTGAAATATgtcatattttatcatatttcatCATTTTCTCCATGGGATTTTAAACCATATAAAACCTTCTCCTAATCATTCTAGTATGCAAGGCATGAGTGGCTTTGTATCTTTTCCATATTTGCTGACTACTCAGACTTTCTATGATATAgtcatctgagaaataaagacTTAGCTCATTTTATACATGTGGAAAGTATGACAGCATGGGGGCAGGTGAGTTAAAAGTTGTGTAATGCTTAACTGGTTATTGTCAAGAAAATGAACATCGTTATTTGGGGCAATTTAGGGGCCATTTTctacatttgtgtaaaaaaaaaaagtattataaacatATAACCTTTATAACCTATAAAAAGTGAAGTTATGAATTTAAAAGAACGTATTATAAACGCATGAAATTTAAAtcttataaaagacaaaaaaaacaaagtataaaatcAAGAGAAAAATCCAGACCAGTATTTTTTTAGCCCGGTGCTGCAAAATGTAAGTAAAACCAAATTGGAAACTGCAATATACACATTAGACTATGCTCAGCGAGATTATGTGCTTTGTCCATGTAGGCCAAAGCAGAAGATTTGCTTAAATGTGAACCTACCCAGACACATATATTGCAAACCTTCCCAGATACCTTTCAGTACCTCAATGGGTTATATAAATgagttttatattttcatgtataCTGCGCCTGCTGAAATGTGCTGAACTTAAAGCAGCCCTGAATCCTCTTCGATCTGATTCCAGTAGGGCCTGCGCCATCCCggattccttcttctttctggtgcgGACTGAACAGCAGGTGTGGCCATCCTATACCTTCTTTTTCTGCCTTCTCCCTACTTCACCCAACCTTACACGGTGCaagatctcactgcgtatgcttgaggtcatccctttttttttttacatactggtTAAGCCTCTGATGACGCATGCCCGAcctcgagcatgcacagaagccggccacagcctcctgggatgtgtgacataacTATcgcaggaggctgtgggtttcggATTCAGTTTTTACCACCATGGACGTATTGTGGTGctctttaaatattaatgttttttgtatatatggagagaaaataaaaaggctttaactGCAGTGCAAACAAATCAGGAAGACTACAGTGACAAATGAAATGCTGAAGCAacaactgtgattttttttttttttacacagatgaaaATTTTTTGTCAAAGGCAGGTaggatatataaacaataaagggTGAAAggttttaatgtatgttttagcCACACCGTACTTCTACGTATATATAGCCAAGTATTATTCCAACAAAGCAGCCAAAAGAACAACAGGCCACTAAGTTTGCACACTCGGCTCTCAATATCACTGCTTTCAGCTCTACATCTCGGTAAAAAAATGTCCCAAACCTCTTGCACTTATTTGCGATACTTTCTATCCTGGAGATAAGCTTTGAAGGAATAAAGcttatgaaatatatatgtttgtattacaGATCTgttctgcatatgttttttttctcgcTCTTCAGCTAACCTTCATTTGTGCTATAGgaaatgaaatatatacatatacggTGACATTTCCAATCTGGCACACAGGCCAACACTTTTGAGTTCACAGGCCTTTAGGAGAACACTAAAACATTACAAGGCCTTCACAAACCACTTTGACCTAATGTAAACTCTGATAGTGAAAAGGATAATAATCAATGACTTGACTTGAAAGCTTCAGATTTCCCTTTGTTTTTATTACCCTCTTATATTTCAAGGATAAAATATCACTGAATGCCCCAGTTCTGTGTGTAGTTTGGTGACCAGTCCACCTAATGCTGCCCTACAATAATCCTTACAAGTTCTTGTTTtccattacaatatatacattcttCCATGCTAAAAAGATTCTTCTTTTCTGTAGTTACACTTTGGCTTTGTAGAAGCTAGCAGGCtcagaaaaaaattcttttaaattggCCTTtcttacaataatatatttattaatttttctgaTGATCTTATGTTTTGTAGGTCAATGGCATCGACATCAGCAATGTTCCTCACACTTATGCACTTTCCGTTCTCAGACAACCCTGCCAGGTATTGAAGCTCACAGTTCTCAGGGAGCAAAGATACAAATGTAGGAGCAATGGCATCAGTACAGAGCCACATACCCCCCGGGATGACAGCATTCATGTTGTGCTGAGTAAAAGTAGTCAAGATGTGCAGCTTGGGATAAAACTGGTCCGTAAACGAGATGAGccaggaatatttatttttaatctactGGAAGGAGGTGTTGCTGCTCGAGATGGTTACCTGCAAGAGAATGATCGTGTTCTAGCTATCAATGGTCATGATGTCCGTAACGGAACACCAGAGATTGCAGCCCAGCTAATACAGGTTAGTAAGACTCCAATTATCTGATAACAGTTTATCAAACTGGTTTCTGAAAgtgaattaaaaagaaattaaaaaaaattgccaaggaAAATTGGTAAACAATATCACAACgtagctttttttttaggtaggtcATGTTTTTGTCATCACAGTGTATAGTGTATCTAGAAATGTAAGTATTATTATACTTACTTTTCTGGTCTTTGTGTTGAAACTTTAAAGATTTGCTGCTCCCTGGCCACTGCATATATTCCCCAGGGATGTGTGGAATTCTTGCTACACCATTATACTGGTTACTCCAGCCAGGCCATAAACCACTGAAGCATATGCAAGCTGGTGAAAGTAACCATGTTATACATTAAAGAAAGGAAGTATTTAACCCACCGGAAGGGTCATATATGTGTAGCAGCCAAAAGCGCATTCAGGTgaccagaaaaatgtattatatgaacttttttttttgtttgtttttacaggttttcttttgAATGTCCTATACTTTATTgcttgtaataataattttacattgtacatAGCACTAAAGATCAGAACGTATTAGTGAGCTTCAGGCTAAAAGTTAATTTGCTGAATAAAAATGTTCGATACTTGATCAGTTTTTCCATATTGCAAGTAGAAGTCCAACCCCAGATTTTGGGAACCATATTTAATCTCCTGGATGGAATATCAACCATATCAGTTAAGGGTCCTAGAATAACAACATACTGAAACTCTGGGGACCT is part of the Pyxicephalus adspersus chromosome 3, UCB_Pads_2.0, whole genome shotgun sequence genome and encodes:
- the LNX1 gene encoding E3 ubiquitin-protein ligase LNX isoform X3 gives rise to the protein MKALLLLVLPWLSPANYIDNMGNLHFLYSELCKGASHYGLTKERKRRSQDGSPDCSSSLDLTIAAVSPELSSASAAAALVNDEAGQDNPVYSSPTGDSHLGSGSEEHFRINRNRSRNFERSTVRSLSFKKLNRALSVLRRTKSGSAVIHSADRERASLQNANITEDCIVLPNLSHLIPDGEITCIKINRSDPNECLGIRIVGGNDTPLTQIIIQHIYQDGVIARDGRLLPGDMILKVNGIDISNVPHTYALSVLRQPCQVLKLTVLREQRYKCRSNGISTEPHTPRDDSIHVVLSKSSQDVQLGIKLVRKRDEPGIFIFNLLEGGVAARDGYLQENDRVLAINGHDVRNGTPEIAAQLIQASEEGVYLVVSRQTRHQTPDILQEAGWHNSNPPQGPNERNHFNKNANRTVLCVEKVVNIVKDHTESLGMTVAGGVSNWEWDLPIFVTSVDPDGVIGRDGRIKTGDILLNVNGIDLTGVSRSEAVSLLKNPASSCVVLRALETKEYDPEEDLSNNSLPMESVQNNFDSREWSPVWVMWLKLPRYLYSCREIVLRRNTAGSLGFSIVGGSEDCNRNKPFFIKSILEGTPAYNDGRIRCGDMLLAVNGRCTSGMTYSLLVRMLKELKGRVVLTIVSWPGSFS